A genome region from Crossiella equi includes the following:
- a CDS encoding O-antigen ligase family protein has protein sequence MTQSAVLAPPVRRLPPHRVLVAAALLFALPQNLVISGVGGSLTPGRLLGALCLLWWLVARFGGGLGLRVRANPVRAVLFGALLVLACANALALFLGVPDDRLGSADRNTLLYVVCAGIALLACDGLDRAATLRAVFGAVVLGAAASAFAASVAFAVKVDLRSYLGFPGLTVQGIGESDLARGGLERALGFANHPIELAAVCAAAVPLALHLVRHARFPPLWWACVAVLGAGVTVSISRTGLLGLGLIVLFALPRLGLRRWLPGVLGLAAAVGLAAAAVPRLAEVLANTILGARTDNSLTGRLDDYTYVADALAARPLSGQGFGTYTAPPQPYLDNQYLLTAVESGLPGALALIALLLLPSWAAWRVFRKAGSISPELRDAAWAVAVGLLVCMACFATFDAMAFPQFQALTFLMIGLAGAVTAQARAGGNE, from the coding sequence GTGACCCAGAGCGCGGTACTGGCCCCGCCGGTACGGAGGCTGCCACCGCACCGGGTGCTGGTGGCGGCCGCGCTGCTGTTCGCCCTGCCGCAGAACCTGGTCATCTCCGGGGTCGGCGGCTCGCTGACCCCGGGCCGCCTGCTCGGCGCGCTGTGCCTGCTGTGGTGGCTGGTCGCGCGCTTCGGCGGTGGACTGGGCCTGCGCGTGCGGGCCAACCCGGTGCGCGCGGTGCTCTTCGGCGCGCTGCTCGTGCTGGCCTGCGCCAACGCGCTCGCGCTCTTCCTCGGTGTGCCCGACGACCGGCTCGGCTCGGCCGACCGGAACACGCTGCTGTACGTGGTGTGCGCGGGCATCGCCCTGCTCGCCTGCGACGGCCTGGACCGGGCGGCCACGCTGCGCGCGGTCTTCGGCGCGGTGGTGCTCGGGGCCGCCGCCTCGGCCTTCGCCGCCTCGGTGGCCTTCGCGGTCAAGGTCGACCTGCGCTCGTACCTGGGCTTCCCCGGCCTGACCGTGCAGGGCATCGGCGAGTCCGACCTGGCCCGCGGCGGCCTGGAGCGCGCGCTCGGTTTCGCCAACCACCCCATCGAGCTGGCCGCGGTGTGCGCGGCCGCGGTGCCGCTGGCCCTGCACCTGGTGCGGCACGCGCGGTTCCCGCCGCTGTGGTGGGCGTGCGTGGCCGTGCTGGGCGCGGGCGTCACGGTCAGCATCTCCCGCACCGGCCTGCTCGGGCTCGGGCTGATCGTGCTGTTCGCGCTGCCCCGCCTGGGCCTGCGCCGCTGGCTGCCCGGGGTGCTCGGGCTGGCCGCCGCGGTCGGCCTGGCCGCGGCCGCGGTGCCCCGGCTGGCCGAGGTGCTGGCGAACACGATCCTGGGCGCCCGCACCGACAACAGCCTCACCGGCCGCCTGGACGACTACACCTACGTGGCCGACGCGCTGGCCGCCCGGCCGCTGTCCGGGCAGGGCTTCGGCACCTACACCGCCCCGCCCCAGCCCTACCTGGACAACCAGTACCTGCTGACCGCCGTGGAGTCCGGCCTGCCCGGCGCGCTGGCCCTCATCGCCCTCCTGCTGCTGCCGTCGTGGGCGGCCTGGCGTGTCTTCCGGAAGGCTGGCAGCATCTCCCCGGAACTCCGCGATGCCGCGTGGGCGGTGGCCGTGGGACTCCTCGTGTGCATGGCGTGCTTCGCCACCTTCGACGCGATGGCCTTCCCGCAGTTCCAGGCACTGACCTTCCTGATGATCGGTCTGGCGGGCGCCGTCACCGCGCAGGCACGAGCTGGAGGCAACGAATGA
- a CDS encoding glycosyltransferase encodes MTTPRVCFVTTYPLGRAELGGSGWVDRRLVAVLREAGCEVEVVCVTGPPGQWAEQEVVCHAAGEVPLEIRGDRAKLLRVAAGMALTEQPYLSRKFTAFPGWRQAARLLAERAAGRAVVTSGWPGLLLAEAAGVPVAAHVAHNVETTIALEHSPRPLRLLGETWRLPKAERRLLSLPHKVFALSRTDAELISRWAAPAEPLPLVVRAAPEGLAARSVGFIGKASWPPNERALESLLGPVHEELARLSVDVKYVLAGSGTEQYRDHPRTTALGRVERESEFYRQVGLVVVPRFGASTGISVKMLEATEYGLPSVVPPQLAEAVDPAGPWLVADGPAETAAAIGRWARGEVTVDVPAWVAAHDGTATARALLGALQVG; translated from the coding sequence GTGACGACTCCCCGCGTGTGCTTCGTGACCACCTACCCGTTGGGCCGCGCCGAGCTCGGCGGCAGCGGCTGGGTGGACCGGCGCCTGGTGGCCGTGCTGCGCGAGGCGGGCTGCGAGGTGGAGGTGGTGTGCGTCACCGGCCCGCCCGGCCAGTGGGCCGAGCAGGAGGTGGTCTGCCACGCGGCGGGCGAGGTGCCGCTGGAGATCCGGGGCGACCGGGCGAAGCTGCTGCGCGTGGCGGCGGGCATGGCGCTGACGGAGCAGCCGTACCTCTCGCGCAAGTTCACCGCCTTCCCGGGCTGGCGGCAGGCGGCACGGCTGCTGGCCGAACGCGCGGCCGGGCGCGCGGTGGTGACCAGCGGCTGGCCGGGTCTGCTGCTGGCCGAGGCGGCCGGGGTGCCGGTGGCCGCGCACGTGGCGCACAACGTGGAGACCACGATCGCGCTGGAGCACTCGCCGCGCCCGCTGCGCCTGCTGGGCGAGACCTGGCGGCTGCCGAAGGCCGAACGACGGCTGCTCTCGTTGCCGCACAAGGTCTTCGCACTCTCCCGCACCGACGCGGAGCTGATCTCCCGCTGGGCGGCCCCGGCCGAACCGCTGCCACTGGTGGTGCGCGCGGCCCCGGAGGGCCTCGCGGCGCGCTCGGTGGGCTTCATCGGCAAGGCGAGCTGGCCGCCGAACGAACGCGCGCTGGAGAGCCTGCTGGGCCCGGTGCACGAGGAGCTGGCGCGGCTGTCGGTGGACGTGAAGTACGTGCTGGCGGGCTCGGGCACCGAGCAGTACCGGGACCACCCGCGCACCACGGCCCTGGGCCGGGTCGAACGGGAGTCGGAGTTCTACCGCCAGGTGGGCCTGGTGGTGGTGCCGAGGTTCGGGGCGAGCACGGGCATCAGCGTGAAGATGCTGGAGGCCACGGAGTACGGCCTGCCGAGCGTGGTCCCGCCCCAGCTGGCCGAGGCGGTGGACCCGGCGGGCCCGTGGCTGGTCGCGGACGGCCCGGCCGAGACGGCGGCGGCGATCGGCCGCTGGGCCAGGGGCGAGGTCACCGTGGACGTCCCGGCCTGGGTGGCCGCACACGACGGCACGGCCACGGCGAGGGCCCTGCTGGGAGCGCTACAGGTCGGGTAG
- a CDS encoding glycoside hydrolase family 6 protein, with translation MTQTRGLFVDWESNAARWVRANKRDGRAGVINERIAAQPMARWIGGDGDIRGWLGQYVGAAAKENQLPVVVPYNIPQRDCGNHSAGGANGVANYRQWVETVADAIGKTPALVILEPDALIHLTCLDPTGKQERLKMLSEAVATLSQRSPNAWTYLDGGDGRYNPPSTMAQRLIEAGISGARGFAVNVSNFNTTAEAVAYAKMVQSAVSARGGGKPGYVIDVSRNGNGSNGEWCNPAGRKIGESPTLDGKSTTTPDAKLWIKQPGSSDGDCGIGRGTASGAFSPDLAMSLLNGS, from the coding sequence ATGACCCAGACGCGGGGCCTGTTCGTGGACTGGGAGTCGAACGCGGCCAGGTGGGTGCGCGCCAACAAGCGCGACGGCCGGGCAGGCGTGATCAACGAACGCATCGCCGCCCAGCCGATGGCGCGCTGGATCGGCGGCGACGGCGACATCCGGGGCTGGCTGGGCCAGTACGTGGGCGCGGCGGCCAAGGAGAACCAGCTCCCCGTCGTGGTCCCGTACAACATCCCGCAACGCGACTGCGGCAACCACTCGGCGGGCGGCGCCAACGGCGTGGCCAACTACCGCCAGTGGGTGGAGACGGTCGCCGACGCGATCGGCAAGACCCCGGCCCTGGTCATCCTGGAACCAGACGCCCTGATCCACCTCACCTGCCTGGACCCCACGGGCAAGCAGGAACGCCTCAAAATGCTCTCGGAAGCGGTGGCCACCCTCTCCCAGCGCTCCCCGAACGCCTGGACCTACCTGGACGGCGGCGACGGCCGCTACAACCCGCCGAGCACGATGGCCCAACGCCTCATCGAAGCGGGCATCAGCGGTGCCAGGGGCTTCGCGGTGAACGTGAGCAACTTCAACACCACCGCCGAAGCGGTCGCCTACGCCAAAATGGTCCAGTCGGCGGTCTCCGCCAGAGGCGGCGGCAAGCCGGGCTACGTCATCGACGTGAGCCGCAACGGCAACGGCTCCAACGGCGAGTGGTGCAACCCGGCAGGCCGGAAGATCGGCGAGTCCCCAACCCTGGACGGCAAGTCGACCACCACCCCCGACGCCAAGCTGTGGATCAAACAGCCCGGATCGTCGGACGGCGACTGCGGCATCGGCCGGGGAACGGCATCGGGGGCGTTCAGCCCGGACCTGGCGATGAGCCTGCTCAACGGAAGCTAG
- a CDS encoding glycosyltransferase, which translates to MSERVPAVMLAVVTYNSAAELPGFLAALPSALAGVPEWRLVVADNASRDGSADLVHELAPKATVLHTGGNLGYAAGVNACLELAAPGEAVFVLNPDVRLESGAVRELLEVCADPAVGIAVPLVRRPDGLPEPTLRRRPTPLRVLADSLAGARAGGFGEQLPPGPARERVDWANGAALFLAPGIAERIGPWRRELFLYSEETDYCRRVTDAGWCVRQAPRAHAVHKGGEAAVSPALWAQLVTNKVVHLATWESRPAAALGWLALVLGQLVRLPLRRGTHLRALRELLSGRARLLAGFPTNPAATAEVRAQLAER; encoded by the coding sequence ATGAGCGAGCGAGTGCCCGCCGTGATGCTGGCCGTGGTCACCTACAACTCCGCCGCCGAGCTGCCCGGGTTCCTGGCCGCCCTGCCCTCGGCGCTGGCCGGGGTGCCGGAGTGGCGCCTGGTGGTGGCCGACAACGCCTCCCGGGACGGCAGCGCCGACCTGGTGCACGAGCTCGCGCCCAAGGCCACCGTGCTGCACACCGGGGGCAACCTCGGCTACGCCGCCGGGGTCAACGCCTGCCTGGAGCTGGCCGCGCCCGGGGAGGCGGTGTTCGTGCTCAACCCGGACGTGCGCCTGGAGTCCGGTGCGGTGCGCGAGCTGCTGGAGGTGTGCGCCGACCCGGCCGTGGGCATCGCGGTCCCGCTGGTGCGCCGCCCGGACGGTCTGCCCGAGCCCACCCTGCGCCGCCGCCCCACCCCGCTGCGCGTGCTCGCCGACTCCCTCGCCGGGGCCAGGGCGGGCGGGTTCGGCGAACAGCTGCCACCCGGGCCCGCCCGGGAACGCGTGGACTGGGCCAACGGCGCCGCGCTGTTCCTGGCCCCCGGCATCGCCGAGCGGATCGGCCCGTGGCGGCGCGAGCTGTTCCTGTACTCCGAGGAGACCGACTACTGCCGCCGCGTCACCGACGCGGGCTGGTGCGTGCGCCAGGCGCCACGTGCGCACGCCGTGCACAAGGGCGGTGAGGCCGCGGTCTCGCCCGCGCTGTGGGCGCAGCTGGTCACCAACAAGGTCGTGCACCTGGCCACCTGGGAGTCCCGCCCGGCCGCCGCGCTGGGCTGGCTGGCCCTGGTGCTGGGCCAGCTGGTGCGGCTGCCGCTGCGCCGGGGCACGCACCTGCGCGCGCTGCGCGAGCTGCTCTCCGGGCGCGCCCGGCTGCTCGCTGGCTTCCCGACCAACCCGGCCGCCACCGCCGAGGTCCGAGCACAACTCGCGGAGAGGTGA
- a CDS encoding DUF1707 SHOCT-like domain-containing protein, translated as MNDLPDIRVSDAERDLVAQRLNLAVGEGRLTLTEYHERVGLAYAAVTRGELDRVVADLPAVAAPAPAPVAMRENPQGEQRKWVVSFMSGAVRKGRWRPTRKTSAIAFMGGTDLDLRKAEFPGPEIEITAVAFMGGIDIIVPPGVRVEVSGFSFMGGKDVKVDEDDLPADAPVVRVRGFAFMGGIDIRTKAVGSGKKKSVTAGDDD; from the coding sequence ATGAACGACCTCCCCGACATCCGTGTGAGTGATGCCGAGCGCGACCTGGTCGCCCAGCGCCTCAACCTGGCGGTAGGGGAGGGGCGTCTGACGCTCACCGAGTACCACGAGCGAGTGGGGCTGGCCTACGCAGCCGTCACCCGGGGTGAGCTCGATCGCGTCGTGGCCGACCTCCCGGCCGTCGCGGCACCCGCCCCCGCTCCGGTGGCCATGCGGGAGAACCCCCAGGGCGAGCAGCGCAAGTGGGTCGTGTCCTTCATGAGCGGGGCCGTGCGCAAGGGACGCTGGCGGCCCACGCGCAAGACCTCCGCCATCGCCTTCATGGGCGGGACCGACCTCGACCTCCGCAAGGCCGAGTTCCCCGGGCCCGAGATCGAGATCACCGCCGTGGCCTTCATGGGCGGGATCGACATCATCGTGCCGCCCGGGGTCCGGGTCGAGGTGTCCGGGTTCAGCTTCATGGGTGGGAAGGACGTCAAGGTCGACGAGGACGACCTGCCCGCCGATGCGCCCGTCGTTCGCGTGCGGGGCTTCGCGTTCATGGGTGGGATCGACATCCGGACCAAGGCCGTCGGCAGTGGGAAGAAGAAGAGCGTCACCGCCGGGGACGACGACTGA
- a CDS encoding glycosyltransferase family 2 protein, translating to MGNRDYGLLPDGVKQALRRTVGRYAVGERYWRVKFAAARAAARRAEDHEVATVASTLETRPSALVTVVVPTYRRPEQLGAAVRSALAQTVTDLSVVVVDDGGGEVGGLPADPRLTVLALGANHRSPGLARNVAIRLTRSPFVAFLDDDNTWRPHHLATALPALRGGAGLVYTALHRHRPDGSTVDTLGREFDRRAHADDAWVDVNAVVVRRFPGLRFDAWARPGWVHPREDWELVHRLSARLTVRHLPEVTVDYTVHSGSYFSDWDNSALGAAT from the coding sequence ATGGGCAACCGGGACTACGGGCTGCTGCCCGACGGGGTCAAGCAGGCGCTGCGCCGCACCGTCGGGCGCTACGCCGTGGGCGAGCGGTACTGGCGGGTGAAGTTCGCCGCGGCCCGCGCCGCCGCCCGCCGCGCCGAGGACCACGAGGTCGCCACCGTCGCCTCCACGCTGGAGACCAGGCCGTCCGCGCTGGTCACCGTCGTGGTGCCGACCTACCGCCGACCGGAACAGCTGGGTGCCGCGGTGCGCAGCGCGCTCGCGCAGACCGTGACCGACCTGTCCGTGGTCGTGGTCGACGACGGCGGCGGCGAGGTGGGCGGGCTGCCCGCCGACCCGCGGCTGACCGTGCTCGCCCTGGGCGCCAACCACCGCAGCCCCGGGCTGGCCCGCAACGTGGCCATCCGCCTGACCCGCTCGCCGTTCGTGGCCTTCCTCGACGACGACAACACCTGGCGGCCGCACCACCTGGCCACCGCGCTGCCCGCGTTGCGCGGGGGTGCCGGGCTGGTCTACACCGCGCTGCACCGGCACCGCCCGGACGGGTCCACTGTGGACACCCTGGGCCGGGAGTTCGACCGGCGCGCGCACGCCGATGACGCCTGGGTGGACGTCAACGCCGTGGTCGTGCGGCGTTTCCCCGGGCTGCGCTTCGACGCGTGGGCCCGCCCCGGCTGGGTGCACCCCCGGGAGGACTGGGAGCTGGTGCACCGGTTGTCCGCGCGGCTGACCGTGCGGCACCTGCCCGAGGTCACCGTCGACTACACCGTCCACTCCGGCAGCTACTTCAGCGACTGGGACAACTCCGCGCTGGGAGCGGCCACATGA
- a CDS encoding oligosaccharide flippase family protein, with protein sequence MSETTQQPELAGRFRRGLGLSLLNTMLSRLGTFALGVLLARLLVPEDFGLYATALVVQSLLLTFNDLGAAASVVRHSGDVRPLLPTAWTVAVCGGTAAFALCLVLAPALATGLGSPGATDIVRLLSANVFLDGFAAVPGALLTRELRQASRLVADLCGVVVNLGLTCGLALAGFGAWALAVGHVSGTLVVVVLLLFVTRQWPRFGFDREHFREVGRYGITVVASGILIVMANALPQVVTGSFLGATALGFFYLANNVANWPVSIVSTTVERVALATFSRARDRGVDLDRAAGEVVGLVGIAVVPGGLALAILAGPIVEVVYGSDWAPAAHVLSGLAIAAVARVLADLAFHLLLAVGAPLSSALIQLWWLLALVPATVAAALVWGLVGISWAQAVVAFVVALPVHAWGLRRAGVSLSAMARGLAYPALAGVLAVAGLWAIRAFAPWPVLDVVLGGALTAAIVGVGWYARRHHIDRALNGADPHPPVATFRDGA encoded by the coding sequence ATGAGCGAGACGACGCAGCAGCCCGAGCTGGCGGGCCGGTTCCGCCGGGGGCTCGGCCTGAGCCTGCTCAACACGATGCTGTCCCGGCTGGGCACCTTCGCGCTGGGCGTGCTGCTCGCGCGGCTGCTCGTGCCCGAGGACTTCGGCCTGTACGCGACCGCGCTGGTCGTGCAGAGCCTGCTGCTGACCTTCAACGACCTCGGCGCGGCCGCCTCCGTGGTGCGCCACTCCGGGGACGTGCGCCCGCTGCTGCCCACCGCGTGGACGGTGGCGGTGTGCGGCGGCACCGCCGCGTTCGCGCTGTGCCTGGTGCTGGCGCCCGCGCTGGCCACCGGCCTGGGCAGCCCCGGCGCCACCGACATCGTGCGGCTGCTGTCCGCCAACGTTTTCCTGGACGGCTTCGCCGCGGTGCCGGGCGCGCTGCTCACCCGCGAGCTGCGCCAGGCCAGCCGCCTGGTCGCCGACCTGTGCGGGGTCGTGGTCAACCTGGGCCTGACCTGCGGGCTGGCGCTGGCCGGGTTCGGCGCGTGGGCGCTGGCCGTCGGGCACGTCTCCGGCACGCTGGTCGTGGTGGTGCTGCTGCTGTTCGTCACCCGGCAGTGGCCGAGGTTCGGCTTCGACCGCGAGCACTTCCGCGAGGTCGGCCGGTACGGCATCACCGTGGTGGCCTCGGGCATCCTGATCGTGATGGCCAACGCGCTGCCGCAGGTGGTCACGGGCAGCTTCCTGGGCGCCACCGCGCTGGGCTTCTTCTACCTGGCCAACAACGTGGCGAACTGGCCGGTCTCGATCGTGTCCACCACGGTCGAACGGGTGGCCCTGGCGACGTTCTCGCGGGCCCGGGACCGGGGTGTGGACCTGGACCGGGCGGCGGGCGAGGTGGTCGGCCTGGTGGGCATCGCGGTGGTCCCGGGCGGCCTGGCGCTGGCCATCCTGGCCGGACCGATCGTGGAGGTCGTCTACGGCTCGGACTGGGCCCCGGCCGCACACGTGCTGAGCGGCCTGGCGATCGCCGCGGTGGCCCGGGTGCTGGCGGACCTGGCCTTCCACCTGCTGCTCGCGGTGGGCGCCCCGCTGTCCTCGGCGCTGATCCAGCTGTGGTGGCTGCTGGCCCTGGTCCCCGCGACGGTGGCCGCGGCCCTGGTCTGGGGCCTGGTGGGCATCAGCTGGGCGCAGGCGGTGGTGGCCTTCGTGGTGGCGCTGCCGGTGCACGCCTGGGGCCTGCGCCGGGCCGGGGTGTCCCTGTCCGCGATGGCCCGGGGCCTGGCCTACCCGGCCCTGGCGGGCGTGCTCGCGGTGGCCGGGCTGTGGGCCATCCGGGCGTTCGCGCCCTGGCCGGTGCTGGACGTGGTGCTCGGCGGTGCCCTGACCGCTGCCATCGTCGGGGTGGGCTGGTACGCCCGCAGGCACCACATCGACCGTGCGCTGAACGGCGCAGACCCCCATCCACCGGTCGCGACCTTCAGGGACGGCGCCTAA